A single region of the Musa acuminata AAA Group cultivar baxijiao chromosome BXJ1-11, Cavendish_Baxijiao_AAA, whole genome shotgun sequence genome encodes:
- the LOC135596447 gene encoding heavy metal-associated isoprenylated plant protein 36-like, whose product MAAPEEAPEPLKYQTLALKVSIHCEGCKREVKRVLQHIDGVYKISVDSQQHKVVVTGNVTAESLVRKLTKSGKHAELWPKQKPIENAGGGGGGGKKKKNKNKNDGKPNEPPENTENNVTYSGDDSSAEASDKPDSEAPPLPEKQSGTEKAVTDAGCGKKKGKKGRKEHDSSSGGSGKPGGADPEVASQEAGQKVAGGSSLAIPPAIDAVSYSSVHPMPILMQQQSNCIYSTAPPGSYYFSEENANACCLM is encoded by the exons ATGGCAGCACCTGAAGAAGCTCCTGAACCACTGAAATACCAG ACTCTGGCCTTGAAGGTCTCCATCCACTGTGAAGGCTGCAAAAGGGAGGTGAAGAGAGTCCTCCAGCACATAGATG GGGTTTACAAGATTAGCGTCGACTCCCAGCAGCACAAGGTTGTGGTAACTGGCAACGTCACGGCCGAGAGCCTTGTAAGGAAGCTCACTAAGTCGGGGAAGCATGCTGAGCTCTGGCCGAAGCAGAAGCCGATCGAGAACGCTGGTGGAGGTGGCGGTGGcggcaagaagaaaaagaacaagaacaagaatgACGGCAAACCAAATGAGCCACCGGAAAACACTGAAAACAACGTGACCTACTCAGGCGACGACAGCTCTGCCGAAGCGTCGGACAAGCCCGACAGCGAAGCCCCTCCGTTGCCGGAGAAACAGAGTGGGACAGAGAAGGCTGTCACCGATGCAGGTTGTGgtaagaagaaggggaagaagggtcgCAAGGAACACGACAGCAGCAGTGGAGGCAGTGGCAAGCCTGGTGGAGCTGATCCCGAAGTGGCTTCGCAAGAGGCCGGGCAGAAAGTGGCAGGCGGCAGTAGCCTTGCGATCCCACCGGCAATCGACGCAGTGAGCTACAGCTCGGTGCATCCGATGCCGATTCTGATGCAGCAGCAGAGCAACTGCATCTACTCCACGGCGCCTCCAGGCTCATACTACTTCAGCGAAGAGAACGCCAACGCTTGCTGCCTCATGTGA
- the LOC135596614 gene encoding protein LURP-one-related 8-like — MEATRGETKKKAVEDRAGEGETKGGWPREVFPELCSPAPVRLTVWCKSLLFNSHGYTVYDDADGRMVFRVDNYAHNWKQETVLMDRAGHVLLTIRRCRKILNLTESWEAYKGDKDVQRIVREQRPLFKATKDLGSPSCTISMFPEDGVKPLGYRMSWSREKEWSKIYQAAANAPVAEIGRKYGSMPMKLLDKDVLALRVQPGMDQALAMAMIMITNSMR; from the exons ATGGAGGCGACGAGAGGCGAGACGAAGAAGAAGGCAGTGGAGGATAGGGCGGGGGAAGGGGAGACAAAGGGCGGGTGGCCGAGAGAGGTCTTCCCGGAGCTGTGCTCACCGGCACCCGTCCGGCTTACGGTCTGGTGCAAGTCACTCCTCTTCAACAGCCACGGGTACACCGTGTACGACGACGCCGACGGCCGGATGGTCTTCCGGGTCGACAACTACGCCCACAACTGGAAGCAGGAGACGGTGCTCATGGATCGCGCCGGCCATGTCCTGCTCACCATCCGCCGCTGCCGCAAG ATCTTGAACTTGACAGAGAGTTGGGAGGCCTACAAAGGAGACAAGGATGTCCAAAGAATAGTGAGAGAGCAAAGACCGCTGTTCAAAGCCACAAAGGACTTGGGCAGCCCTAGTTGCACCATATCGATGTTCCCCGAAGATGGAGTGAAGCCTTTAGGCTATCGCATGAGCTGGTCTCGCGAGAAGGAATGGTCCAAGATCTATCAGGCCGCCGCAAATGCTCCTGTAGCTGAG ATTGGCAGAAAATACGGTTCGATGCCGATGAAATTACTGGACAAAGATGTTTTAGCACTGAGAGTGCAGCCTGGGATGGATCAAGCTCTTGCGATGGCAATGATTATGATCACAAATTCAATGAGGTAA